The following are encoded together in the Thermococcus sibiricus MM 739 genome:
- the cas7i gene encoding type I-B CRISPR-associated protein Cas7/Cst2/DevR: MRKIVIGLLTRVSGNVNANEVDGDRIRIKKLVSTSGEVYPFVSARAVKRGIREKLTERGFEVDPFRIGEGNKLADSGDPIKYVDNDLFGYLYIKGNEQKPRQAPVSLSPIIAVEHTPIQIDFGGRFPREMGSTNPTPFETEVADFIGLMKIVITERVGIFSENEKTDQVKKWDEYAKEGKITKQGTTYILPEKERIRRVSALLEILLNEGWAYPRRTNYFAMAEHISTIIYAGERLYPVWKAFEEYHFKKELVPYQITEGKEFLETYDLKKGLVPKKDIEKLATWLVSGVWKKE, from the coding sequence ATGAGAAAAATCGTTATTGGGCTATTAACTCGTGTCTCTGGGAATGTAAATGCAAATGAAGTTGATGGAGACAGAATAAGGATAAAGAAGTTAGTATCCACAAGTGGGGAAGTCTATCCGTTTGTCTCTGCAAGAGCTGTCAAAAGAGGAATAAGAGAAAAGCTTACAGAACGAGGATTTGAAGTTGATCCATTTAGAATTGGGGAGGGTAACAAACTTGCTGATAGTGGTGATCCAATAAAATACGTAGATAATGACTTATTTGGGTATCTTTATATCAAAGGAAATGAACAAAAACCCAGACAAGCTCCAGTTTCATTGTCTCCAATAATTGCAGTAGAACATACGCCGATACAAATTGACTTTGGAGGCAGATTTCCAAGAGAGATGGGAAGTACAAATCCAACACCATTTGAGACAGAGGTTGCTGACTTTATTGGCCTTATGAAAATTGTAATTACAGAAAGAGTAGGAATATTTAGTGAAAATGAAAAGACTGACCAGGTTAAAAAATGGGATGAATACGCTAAAGAAGGCAAGATAACAAAGCAAGGTACTACGTATATCCTTCCTGAAAAAGAAAGGATAAGACGAGTTAGTGCATTATTGGAAATTTTGCTAAATGAAGGTTGGGCATATCCTAGGAGAACAAACTACTTCGCTATGGCAGAGCATATTTCGACAATAATCTATGCTGGAGAAAGATTATATCCTGTTTGGAAAGCATTTGAAGAATATCATTTCAAAAAAGAACTTGTGCCTTATCAAATTACTGAAGGAAAAGAATTCTTGGAAACATATGACTTGAAAAAAGGCTTAGTTCCTAAAAAGGATATTGAAAAACTGGCAACTTGGCTGGTGAGTGGAGTATGGAAAAAGGAGTGA